ATACTGCAGGAGTAGTATTAGTGATCACAATTTGCCATTTTAAAATTGTAGTGTTAAATGTACTGTTGTCTTAGCAACTTGTGCTTGTATTGTGTTATGGTATAttaaaagtccttttttttttttttttttactttaccTTTTTATAGGAATTTATAGTTGGGATATAGTAGACTGCTTTGGGGTGGCTTGCTTTCAGGATGTTATTTTTTCTACCTTCAGCTTTGCTAAAGCTCTTTTATAGAGCCAAGTGTTAAAGCACTTGAGTATGTGCCACTTCTAATACTGTGGGATAGAAGACTGTAAATGAACTAAACAGTTCATAACAGTGTTGCATGAAACTGGTTTTAAAACATGGAACTGTTGGAATCCCTGCACTGGTATTCCTTCACTGCAGGATTTAAACAGAGATTGCTGTTTTGCAAATTGACCTGGAACAGTCTTTTTACATCAGAGTAGCTGTCTGACTTCTCTGTTTGGTCATGTGTGTATCTGAGTGATTTAGTATTTCAGAAACTGAGGAAGCAACAACTCAGTTGCTGAGAACTCTGCCATTCTCAGCACAAATGCTGCATACCTTTGATGAAAAAGGAATACTGCATTCTTTATGCAGTGCTTCTTCAAATGTGTTAAGAAAATCCAGTGGTAGAAACATTCTCAATAAAGAATAGGTTTTTTATATGGAAGTGCTGCAAGCATCTGTGATGTTCTTTGTCTAAAAGAGAATTAAGCTGGCTAATGCTTCTGAATGTAAGAGAGCATTAGAAGAGGCTAAAGCTGTTAAAGCACCTTCAAAACATCCGGTGAGTGTCACTGCATTAAAATTAACTCAAGTCAGGCTATCTTAAAATACATCTGCACTTTAAGCATTGACCACAAGCCAGGAATGACCTATCTTTAGTACTGGGCACAGTGCAAGTGGAAACTGTCATATGAGACTGACTTTTGATGTAAATACGTCTGCAGAGTGACATCTAAAGCTTTGTGTTGTGCAGGGTGCTTAGCCATGctgtatttttgcatttctttgtaGTGAAACATTGAAGTTCATGAATTTCCATCATTAAACCTAGGTGCTGCTTCTGTTTGAAGTGGTGACCATGGTGGTCAGTCAGGATGATGTGTGGGACAGTGACACCACTTTGGGTGGGAGTGTCAACCTCTTTCTTGTAGACATCTTGGGTTATAGAatagaatataatttttatgtgttttcttGTAATTGAGTTAATGAGGTACAAAAGGATCCTTTTGAATAGGAGCATTGACGCTTGAAAAGGAGGGAAATCTTAGTAGATGGTAACTAGTAAACTTGTTACTATTTATATTTCTAATAGCTTCTTGATTTAGCAAATCATTGTGGCATGTGTCTGGTGACTGTTCTGAGAACAAACTGTAACCACTGTCTtgaattatttcagaattaCCTTTCTGGTGCTATATTTAGCCTGTTCTGCTTCATACAAATTACCTTTGTGTACAACTCTTATATACacaatttttgggaaaaaatggtgaTGACAAACACCGTAGCCAGCTTTGGTTTATGAAGACACAACTTGATGTTATTAGTCTGTGTTTAATCACAAAACTTGTTGAGAGAACTTGGGCAGGTAATGCCTGCTCTGTAATTGCTGGTACCACTGGATGTTTGTTCTCATTCAGCTTCATGCAGGACCCCCTGCCTTTGCAGGTGGGTTGAAGATGTTTGTACAGGTGACTGCCATGGAATTGGTAGTGTTTGGGCTTTTGGAAGTAAGATGTTGGTAGGATTTTTAGATTccatttttcaaaatgcttaaaaacttttaaagttcCAGTAGTGATGTTTGTTGTTCTATGCTTTGCAGAACCATTTTTGTAGAAAGTCTGAAGTTTTGATTCTGATACTGTCCTcaaggaggaaaagcagccatGCAACTACTAATTACTAATACAAGATTTCATAAAGTGAAATGCTGTTGTAATGGCATTTAAGTAAAGATCAACTTCTCCCTCAAGTGCTTCAGGGAAGGAAGGGACGAGAGCTCCTAAAGCAAGCAGGTAGCAGAGTTAGAAGTGGTAGAGTGTGCTTTGAATAAAACAACTCTTCATAGACAAACTCAAAATTTATGTGCTTATTTGCTTTACAGGCTAAAGAAATTTTGACAAAAGAATCCAACGTACAAGAAGTGCGATGTCCAGTCACAGTCTGTGGAGATGTCCATGGACAATTTCACGACCTCATGGAACTTTTCAGAATTGGAGGCAAATCACCAGACACGAACTATTTGTTTATGGGGGACTATGTTGACAGAGGATATTACTCAGTCGAAACAGTCACATTGCTTGTAGCTCTTAAGGTAACTTCTCAGCTTTACAGTCTTGTATAAAATATATCATAACTATCCTGACTACACTTAATATCTATTATGTTTTTCACTGCATTGGTATTAGAGCTACTGAAACTGACTTCTTGGCTTTCTTAGTTTTCTAAgtcagttcttaaaaaaaattataaaaatgttcAGGTGCAAGCCTGAGCTTTTTCTAAaatgagtggttttttttttttttgcctaagtAGCAGACTTTAAGAATTTGCTTGGAGAGATGAGCTTAATGCACAGGTGCAGTGAAGTCCCCTAGTAATAATAAATACAACTTGTAATTAATCTCAGAAGTAATTGGCAGTTGAAGATTGGAATAAATGAgtacttttttcctcttaaaggTTATTATATAATCTTCAGAATAGTTTGGTTTTAGTTGCTTTATTGGTGTGTGGCAGGGATTGAGGAGTGCAAATTCTGTTCTAGGGAAGATTTGCTCATTGATGTGCTAAAATAAACTCTTCTGTTTAGGTCCGTTACCGTGAACGAATCACAATTCTTCGAGGGAACCATGAAAGCAGGCAAATCACACAAGTTTATGGTTTCTATGATGAATGTTTAAGGAAATACGGAAATGCAAATGTTTGGAAATACTTTACAGACCTTTTTGATTACCTGCCTCTAACTGCCTTGGTGGATGGCCAGGTACGTTGACATTTGTCCAAGTTGAatgttttttcttgtaaaagaaCTTCTCAACATTGCACTCTGTCAGTTCTCATCTTTAAAGGAATCTCATGCAAATTTTCTCATAATAATTCATTCTAAACTGTTCTAACTGCACTGAGTAATGCAAATAAACTTCATGTTTCTTAACTCTTGCAGATTTTTTGTCTACATGGTGGCCTCTCTCCATCTATAGATACACTGGATCACATCAGAGCACTTGATCGCTTGCAGGAAGTTCCCCATGAggtactgaaaaataattttctaagcCAATGAGATTGATGATTCAGCATGTATTGGGGGGTTAAGCTTGCAGGCTGCAAATTAAATTCAAATCAACTTAGCAATATTAAAGGGCCTGTTGTCTTTCTGTTGtggattttttaaaggaaacatgAGGGGCATGTCCTTgcttaaagaaagaaacataTTAAGTCTCAAATAGTTGTGCAGGGGTGGTGCAAGTGCAagcatttttgggttttgtttgcttttgtttccttgCACTTCACCTCTGAAACATCATCTACATCTCTTACAGGGTCCAATGTGTGACTTGCTATGGTCAGATCCAGATGATCGTGGTGGCTGGGGAATTTCTCCTCGAGGTGCAGGTTACACATTTGGACAAGATATTTCAGAAACCTTTAACCATGCTAATGGCCTTACGTTGGTTTCAAGAGCTCATCAGTTGGTAATGGAGGTGAGCAGGACATCCAGTGTGTTCAAACTTTGGATTGTGTCCTTGGTCCATTTATTCCATGCTCTGTGCGTCACAGATGTGCATATGCTACTGTGACAGGTGATGATCCAGCTAAGAGTATTCCAGAAACTTGACCTTGGCAGTATTCACATGCTATTAAAGGAATTTGACAGTGTAGTAACCTTTTTTGGCcttgttttcctggaaatttaCAGCAGTATCTCAAACCAGGCTTTGGTACTAGATGTCGTATTGCATTTCTGTGGAgataaaaaggttttaaaatatgttctcTTGGAAAAAAggtgtaatttttctttttagcttggatgaatgtttttttcttggacTCTTGTTGTTTCTAGCAgttcagatttttaaatgtctgtctGGACTCTGGTTTTGGTGTTCACAGTTGAAGGTTCAGAGTGGATTGTGTACTTCAGAATTGCCATTTTATCAATTTAATGCTAATGCAATGGAGAAATACTGCAAGATTCAACCTTAAGCTTACTTAAAGTAACCCTACAAATGCCACTTAGGGTTGTGTGCATTGAAAGGTTGGTTTGTAGTCAGGTGGTTACATGGGGTACATTAACTTGGTtgtctgaattattttttccttcctttccaggGGTACAACTGGTGCCATGATCGGAATGTAGTAACAATTTTCAGTGCTCCAAACTATTGTTACCGTTGTGGCAACCAGGCTGCAATTATGGAACTTGATGACACTCTAAAATACTCCTTGtaagtatatttaaaaatgagaattatGTTGCCCGTGATTTGAAGATCCCATTTAATTATGTTAaagtatggggttttttttttctcccctctctaAGCCTTTGGGAGGTGGAGTGAGTGTGCAATTGTTGGGTTAGTCACATTTAAAGTCTTGGAGTCAAGCCTCTGGAACAGTTGCTGTTGAGATCTTCTCTGTCAGATTAAAGTGAGACTCCTCAATTTTGTTTTGTATAACTACCTGGATTCTAATGACTTACTTTTTAGGGATGTGATTTGAGAGCAGGAGTAGTCTGTGACATCTAAGGTAATGCCTTCTTGTTGGTCTTGGGCAGGAGACTTTCGGCACCTTTGAATTCTTCGGGTGTTGGGTGTCAGGTCTTTAAATGAGATTTCTAATTAACTACTGCAGCAGCAACTTCACTAGTAAATGAGGCAAAAGCATTGTACATACTGCCCTCTTTGATAATAACTGAAGACTTTAACTTTCTGATAGATAAGAGTGTTCAACCAGTTTGAGTCTTAAagctaaaattaatttttctccagACCTTCATGGTAAGGGGAATTTAAAATGTGATGGTTAAAATACATACTAACAGGAGTGGAAGAGCTAGAACACTTGTTCTAGAAAACTTGGTTGGTAAAACTTGCAGAGACTCACTTGTGGTAAACCACTGCTCCTGTAACTCACGGCTAGAACATACCTGAGTGAAGGCTGAGCTCTCGTTCTCACTGCTGTCTGTGCTCTCCAGTTTGCAGTTTGACCCGGCACCGCGCAGAGGTGAACCGCATGTTACTCGTCGCACCCCAGACTACTTCCTGTAAAGAGATTTTAGACCTGTACAGTATTGCCATGAACCATATGTTGACCTAAAGAAAATGGGAAGAGCAACAGTAACTCCAAAgtgtcagaaaatatttaacattcAAACTTTGTTTTCACATGGACCAAAAGACGTGCCATATTCTATACAAAGCCTCTTGTCATCAACAACTGTGACCACTTTAGAATGAACCAGTTCATTGCATGCTGAAGCAACATTGTTGGTCAAGAAACCAGTTTCTGGCATAGCGCTATTTGTAGttacttttgctttctctgagaGACTGCAAATAATAAGATGTAGACATTAACACCTCGTGAATACATTTAACTTTCCATTTAGCTATAGCTTTATTCAGCATGACTGTAGATAAGGGTAGCAGCAAACAATCATTGAAGcttaaagaacatttttaaaataagtacCAAGGCCTCATATTTGTTCTGaaactgtttgtttgttttattttcagggaATACTGTTTAATTTaattgtattgattttttttttgtctgcactCAGTTCCCTTTTCCACTCTGCCCTACCATATTGTCCCTTGTAATTGTCCAAGGATAGTGAATTACTTTGAACagaactgtttttttctgtaaaacaatGTTactgcaggacagagctgcagtgttTTTCATAATAAACTTGTGAACTAAGTAtggaaaaatgtcaaaattctAATTGCATCTCAGGTCAGCTGTGGTTTAATAAACTAACATGTAGCTGGATGGGTTTTATAAACTTGCATAGAAATTTCCACCTTATAAATAACTAAAACTGAGGTGATTTGGAGTGTGCTGGAAAACTCTGACCTTCTGAATCTTGTCCCAGGAAGGTGCCTGGGCCTGTGTCTCACAGCTGAGAACAGCTTGCTGGTTACTCACATGTTGCTCTTTCCCTCTTGGTGCTCTACTGAAATACTCAGAAATGGAAGAATATAAGTTCACTTAACTGATTGCGTTGTGGCTTTATTTCAAGTGTAAATCTAAGTTTAAGTCATTTACAATGTAGGTGCTAATACttaaaatttttctgaaaaactaaGAATAAAACCAGTTTTGTAAATATTAAAGGAAACAACTTGAAGTTTAGTGCAATGTGTATTTGCCCAGGTTTCCATTCTGAAAAACAGTGGTATGTGGTTTATGTTAACTTCTGTTTAAGTATTTCCTTTCTACTAACTTCTTCAAAGTTTGAACCCAAATTTGATGATTTGGTTCAAAGCTGAAATTCAAATGTTATGCCTTTTTAAGGCTTGTGTGTGAAACTTCTTGGGTACCTCTAAATGATGTACCTGGCTGTTGACTTAGTAGAAGGTCTCTTAATATTCATATTGTTTGAGACTTTTAAGTTTCTTGGGTACAGTGTAGATTCTGTAATAACATGGAggcttgttttttaaattgcttgTTTCTAAGGGAACACACAGAAATTTTGCAGATGTCCAACTCACCTGGAGGTCTAGTCTTAGACATGATTTTATGAAAAGCTGGAGGACTGCTTAATTCTTTAACTTGCAAAGAAGATGCTGCATTTCACCAAGCATTACTTGATTCCCTTTCAGAAAGGCTCAAGtcactgcttttccttcagcaaaaTTTGAGCCTTGTCCTGTAGGTTGGGTTCCAGGTGGCTTCTGGAGACCTCAGTGCTGTAGTTTGATCTCTTACAGGAAGACGTGCATGCTAAAAATAAGTGCATCTGAAGTTGCTTTTTTTAGTATATTGGGAGCTTTTGCTTTGatcactattaaaaaaatcctttgctgAGAGTAGTTCACGTTCCATTCCTGTCACTTGTCTTTCTATGTGTTTGTGTAGATGAGACTTCGTGCTTTCATTGATACCATTCCTTCAGGAGGAATGACTTTGCCctattttctgctttcctcGTTGCTTTAATTGATGTGACTCATCtgctctggcagggagcagTCCTTTCCTTGCTTCAGTTTCTGTACGCAAATCCAAGTGGTTAGTAAAGTCCATGGACAGTGTTGGAGTCACTCCAGTTTTTGTGCTTTCCTCTATAATGTGATGGTCTGTGTGAAGATTCCAGTGCAAAAACcacattttcaagaaaaaatagTTGCTGTGATGGAGCACTAACCAGCTGAACAACTCATGTTTGGAAGATgcaagagaagaaacaaaaatacagataaTTGGAGTTTGATTTATTGGTAGCTGATTGGTAGCTGCAGAAAACTTCCTTTACTTCAGCCTGTGACCATGGTGGCTGTGGAGAAATGAGCAGGTTTTGGAGATCACTAGTAATTCCTCCCATCTCCACAACGCCTGCTGCGTTCCATGCAATACAAACTAGAAGCACAGCTGGAACTCCTGTATTGAGGTGGTTCGGTGTTGAAGTGGAAATATAACACACAATTCTTAGTGGGGAGGGCTGACATTGGGGTTTAGGTTATCAGAAGGCAATTGGGGATGAAATTTTACTTTTCCATAAgctgttctttctctttttttcttctttctcagtgCTTGAATGGAGCCAGGAGAATATTGATGGACAAAGGAGGAGggtttttagctttttaaattccattttgcATAAGTCATTGGCCATATCATATCAAAGTGAGCACCCTAAACTGCTGCAGGCCTGTCCTAAACTAAGGGCTTATTAAATCAAAAACAAGAGACAAAAtgtgtattatatatataaagagGTGTATAGATTTGCAGATGTCCCCGTCCCCCCCCCCTTCACCCTCTTTCTACACGTTTCTTCTGCCTATTTCCACTCTGTGCTTTGTTCCTCTACTTATGGCCCCCCCTTCACAGATCCCTG
This genomic interval from Haemorhous mexicanus isolate bHaeMex1 chromosome 15, bHaeMex1.pri, whole genome shotgun sequence contains the following:
- the PPP2CA gene encoding serine/threonine-protein phosphatase 2A catalytic subunit alpha isoform isoform X1, which codes for MEEKVFTKELDQWVEQLNECKQLSEGQVKSLCEKAKEILTKESNVQEVRCPVTVCGDVHGQFHDLMELFRIGGKSPDTNYLFMGDYVDRGYYSVETVTLLVALKVRYRERITILRGNHESRQITQVYGFYDECLRKYGNANVWKYFTDLFDYLPLTALVDGQIFCLHGGLSPSIDTLDHIRALDRLQEVPHEGPMCDLLWSDPDDRGGWGISPRGAGYTFGQDISETFNHANGLTLVSRAHQLVMEGYNWCHDRNVVTIFSAPNYCYRCGNQAAIMELDDTLKYSFLQFDPAPRRGEPHVTRRTPDYFL
- the PPP2CA gene encoding serine/threonine-protein phosphatase 2A catalytic subunit alpha isoform isoform X2; this translates as MAKEILTKESNVQEVRCPVTVCGDVHGQFHDLMELFRIGGKSPDTNYLFMGDYVDRGYYSVETVTLLVALKVRYRERITILRGNHESRQITQVYGFYDECLRKYGNANVWKYFTDLFDYLPLTALVDGQIFCLHGGLSPSIDTLDHIRALDRLQEVPHEGPMCDLLWSDPDDRGGWGISPRGAGYTFGQDISETFNHANGLTLVSRAHQLVMEGYNWCHDRNVVTIFSAPNYCYRCGNQAAIMELDDTLKYSFLQFDPAPRRGEPHVTRRTPDYFL